From the genome of Bacteroides sp. MSB163, one region includes:
- a CDS encoding RagB/SusD family nutrient uptake outer membrane protein produces MKDIKFKIFASALASVLLVGCNDLDTEPLGAVITSDQKEEVVKNDPEMVSASVTGITAMFSVYGNAIPTSFGHDDFGYGSIMLNLDSRGTDMVGLDINYNWFTRSMTFEDLFFNYRPTNILWRTMYNQIYTANGVVSTIDPATEDNSLKYYLAQALSIRAFDYFILAQMYQHTYKGNESKPCVPLITNENANEAAANGCARSTVQEVYDQIMSDLNKAVSLLEDTDKTRGTDKRYISKEVAYGLRARVNLTMQNWTAAAEDAQKAIDGSGTPYSREEASAPGFTESSDHSWMWAIVIAETDRVVTSGIVNFPSHMGSLNYGYASVGSWRMINKKLYNEIPDTDVRKGWWLDANKHSDNLNEAQVAQATKYGCPAYTQMKYGPYKGVMAQSTNASDIPLMRVEEMHLILAEAQAMGGNPSTGAATLQKFVNDYRDPAYVCTASSATAVQDAVWQQRRIELWGEGLSYFDILRLNKGIDRRGAGFPAAYVFNVPAGDNTLIYRIPESEEQGNSLISASDNNPVTSIPSPVTDN; encoded by the coding sequence ATGAAAGATATAAAATTTAAAATATTCGCATCGGCACTTGCAAGTGTATTGCTTGTGGGGTGTAATGATTTAGATACCGAACCCCTGGGAGCTGTTATTACAAGCGACCAGAAAGAAGAAGTTGTTAAAAACGACCCAGAAATGGTATCCGCAAGCGTAACGGGTATCACCGCCATGTTCAGTGTATATGGCAATGCCATCCCTACTTCTTTTGGACACGATGACTTCGGTTATGGTTCAATTATGCTGAATTTGGATAGCCGCGGCACAGATATGGTTGGTTTAGACATAAACTATAACTGGTTTACCCGTTCCATGACTTTTGAAGATCTTTTCTTTAACTATCGTCCGACAAACATATTATGGCGTACGATGTACAACCAGATCTATACCGCCAATGGAGTAGTGAGTACCATCGACCCGGCTACAGAAGATAACTCTCTGAAGTACTACTTGGCACAGGCTTTGTCCATACGCGCATTCGACTATTTTATATTGGCCCAAATGTATCAGCATACTTATAAAGGAAATGAAAGCAAACCTTGCGTTCCTCTGATTACAAACGAGAATGCCAATGAGGCTGCAGCTAATGGTTGTGCCCGGTCTACTGTGCAGGAAGTCTATGATCAGATTATGAGTGACCTGAACAAAGCTGTATCTTTATTAGAGGATACTGACAAAACCCGTGGTACCGATAAGCGCTACATCAGTAAGGAAGTGGCTTATGGTTTGCGTGCACGTGTCAATCTGACCATGCAAAATTGGACAGCAGCAGCTGAAGACGCTCAAAAAGCCATCGATGGCAGTGGCACTCCTTATAGTCGCGAAGAAGCAAGTGCTCCGGGTTTTACGGAAAGCAGTGACCACTCTTGGATGTGGGCCATTGTAATCGCTGAAACAGACCGTGTAGTAACTTCCGGTATTGTGAATTTCCCTTCACATATGGGATCACTGAATTATGGATACGCTTCAGTAGGATCATGGCGTATGATCAACAAAAAATTGTATAACGAGATTCCCGATACAGACGTTCGTAAAGGATGGTGGCTCGATGCCAATAAGCATTCTGACAACTTGAATGAAGCACAAGTAGCCCAAGCTACGAAATATGGTTGCCCCGCTTATACTCAAATGAAATACGGTCCTTATAAGGGAGTAATGGCTCAAAGCACTAACGCAAGCGACATTCCTTTGATGCGTGTGGAAGAAATGCACTTGATTTTGGCAGAAGCACAAGCTATGGGTGGAAATCCTTCAACCGGCGCAGCTACTTTACAAAAATTTGTAAATGATTATCGTGACCCTGCCTATGTTTGTACCGCTTCCAGTGCAACAGCCGTACAGGATGCAGTATGGCAGCAACGTCGTATTGAACTTTGGGGTGAGGGCCTTTCTTATTTTGACATTCTGCGACTGAATAAAGGTATCGATCGTCGTGGAGCCGGATTCCCTGCCGCTTATGTATTTAACGTGCCGGCCGGTGATAACACCTTGATCTACCGTATCCCTGAAAGTGAAGAACAAGGTAACTCATTGATCTCGGCATCAGACAATAATCCGGTAACGTCAATTCCGTCTCCGGTTACAGACAACTAA